In one Populus nigra chromosome 12, ddPopNigr1.1, whole genome shotgun sequence genomic region, the following are encoded:
- the LOC133669355 gene encoding protein LEAD-SENSITIVE 1-like isoform X2, with amino-acid sequence MIVEEVVPPILQVEHDIAGWDIRLIPEGLHIYVHRPLYTHHGDGKAIHFVGPKAGPTRACKKCGFSRNTGHGVVETCLECFLDGGFLCRYNYNVPRMILSITSHTMCPNCTTTERSKSGSEIVETAKEKLKEGFGKYNLLSNNCEHFATFCSTGTAFSQQVKHTAALAASPLLPPAPLLLMFYRNNI; translated from the exons ATGATAGTAGAAGAAGTAGTTCCTCCAATATTACAGGTCGAGCATGACATTGCTGGTTGGGATATTAGACTAATACCAGAGGGTCTCCATATCTATGTGCATCGGCCTTTGTACACCCACCATG GCGATGGGAAGGCCATTCACTTCGTAGGCCCAAAAGCCGGACCCACAAGGGCTTGCAAAAAATGTGGCTTCTCAAGAAATACGGGCCATGGAGTGGTGGAAACTTGTCTTGAGTGCTTCCTCGACGGAGGATTCCTCTGTCGATATAATTATAATGTGCCCAGAATGATTCTTAGTATCACTTCTCATACCATGTGCCCTAATTGCACCACCACTGAGAGATCGAAATCGGGGAGTGAAATTGTTGAGACTGCAAAAGAAAAGTTGAAAGAAGGTTTCGGCAAATATAACCTCCTGTCTAACAACTGTGAGCACTTCGCAACATTCTGCAGTACAGGAACTGCCTTCAGTCAGCAAGTTAAACATACAGCAGCACTTGCTGCAAGCCCTCTTCTGCCGCCAGCTCCTCTTTTGCTTATGTTTTACAGGAACAACATTTAA
- the LOC133669355 gene encoding protein LEAD-SENSITIVE 1-like isoform X1, translating to MIVEEVVPPILQVEHDIAGWDIRLIPEGLHIYVHRPLYTHHGIYIGDGKAIHFVGPKAGPTRACKKCGFSRNTGHGVVETCLECFLDGGFLCRYNYNVPRMILSITSHTMCPNCTTTERSKSGSEIVETAKEKLKEGFGKYNLLSNNCEHFATFCSTGTAFSQQVKHTAALAASPLLPPAPLLLMFYRNNI from the exons ATGATAGTAGAAGAAGTAGTTCCTCCAATATTACAGGTCGAGCATGACATTGCTGGTTGGGATATTAGACTAATACCAGAGGGTCTCCATATCTATGTGCATCGGCCTTTGTACACCCACCATG GGATATATATAGGCGATGGGAAGGCCATTCACTTCGTAGGCCCAAAAGCCGGACCCACAAGGGCTTGCAAAAAATGTGGCTTCTCAAGAAATACGGGCCATGGAGTGGTGGAAACTTGTCTTGAGTGCTTCCTCGACGGAGGATTCCTCTGTCGATATAATTATAATGTGCCCAGAATGATTCTTAGTATCACTTCTCATACCATGTGCCCTAATTGCACCACCACTGAGAGATCGAAATCGGGGAGTGAAATTGTTGAGACTGCAAAAGAAAAGTTGAAAGAAGGTTTCGGCAAATATAACCTCCTGTCTAACAACTGTGAGCACTTCGCAACATTCTGCAGTACAGGAACTGCCTTCAGTCAGCAAGTTAAACATACAGCAGCACTTGCTGCAAGCCCTCTTCTGCCGCCAGCTCCTCTTTTGCTTATGTTTTACAGGAACAACATTTAA